A window of Paenibacillus phoenicis genomic DNA:
CCGTTTATATGAGGAGCCGACGCCGCAAGCTGGCGGCTTACAGTCCCTCGGTACTTGGTTTTCTTACTCCGCTGGGATTCATGCCGTATGCCGCGGCGATGCATCCTAAATGGACAGAGTATTATTACCGTGAATTCCGCAGCGACATACCGCTGCACATCAGCGCATACCGCTACAACGAAGATTGGCGCGAGAACCTAGAACGGCTGCGGCAGGCTCCGATCGATTTGATCCTGGCAGTGGACTCGATCTCGGAGGAGGAGCAGCGGGCGTTAGAACAAATGGCCCCGGTTCAGATCCTAGCCGCTTCGCAGACGGAATGGCGCGAGCTATTGATGCAGGTGGCGGAGGAGATAAATGAGTCCTGGCAAGCCAATCAATGGCTCAGAGCGTACGAATTTCGGCTGGAGCAGGTCAAGGAGCGGCTGCCTCAATCACTGCGCCAAGAAACGCTGGTCATTGTTCGTATGAAAGAGGATCGGTTATTTCTCCACTGTAATCGCGGCATGGCCGGCCTTCTGTTTGATGACCTGGGACTGGCCCCCGGTTATGTGTGCGACACGCCTTGTTACAACTGTCCGATCACTCTGGAGGAGCTGGGCCGCATCGATCCCGGTTATCTCCTGATGATGATTCGACAGGACAGTGAAACGCTTGAGGCGTGGGGGAGGCTGCAAGTGAATCCGAGCTGGCAAGCGATCCGGGCCGTTCAACGGCGGCGGGTCAAGCTGTTGTCGTCTGATCCTTGGCTTGAGTATTCCGCCCACGCGCATCTTCGGATGCTGGATCAGTTCACCGAGCTGTTTCCGGAAGAAAATCCATAATTGTTCGGAATTTTGTCCATGGCCTATTTTAGGCCTCTTTTTTATACTCGATAATGATAATCATTATCAACATAGATTTGTCGAATAGACGAAAGGGGTAAAGAGAAATGAAAAAACGGATTTGGGCAACAGGCGCCGTCCTTTTGCTGACATTGGCCTTAACGGCTTGTGGTGGAGAAAAAGAAGGGAGCTCGGCCAACGGTACGAGTGAAGCCAATCCAACGACCGCGACGGAAGCGAACGCTGCCGCCGGATCCAATGCCGGCGGGACGGACCAAGCTGCACAAGGAACGCGGACGATTCAATATTTGGGCAAGAGTTATGAGGTTCCTGCGAACGTTGAGCGGATCGTGATCACCGGCGCGATGGAAGCGATGGAGGACGCATTGGTGCTGGATGTACATCCGGTTGGTGCGATCACCTACAGCGGCGCGTTCCCGGAACGGTTTGCTGCGATTACAGACGGGGCGGAGTCCATCGGGGAGAAAACGCAGCCGAACTTTGAAACGATTTTGCAGCTGAAGCCGGATCTGATTCTCGGTTCGACGAAATTCCCGGAGGATGTTCAGGAGCAGCTGGTCAAAATCGCTCCGACGATCTTAGTCTCCCATCAGGCTGTGGATTGGGAAGATAATTTGCGTCTGCTGGCAGAAGTGACGGGGAAACAGGAAGCTGCCGAACAAGCGATCCAGCAATATAAGAGCGATCTCGAAGGGGCAAAAGCCACGCTAACAGAAAAACTTGGCGATCAAACCGTGATGGCAATTCGTATCCGGACAGGGAAGCTGTTCATTTATCCGGAAAGCGTATTTTTCAATCCGATCCTCTACGGAGATCTAGGTCTGAAAGTACCAGCCGAGGTGAGTGCGGCGAAAGCCCAGGAGGAAATCACGATCGAACAGCTGGCGACGATCAATCCGGACCAATTGTTTATTCAATTTGCTGCAGACGAGAACAAGGAAACGGCAACCGCATTGGATGAGTTCCTGAACAACCCGATCGTTAAAAACGTTGCCGCGGTGAAAAACGATAAGGTATACGTAAACGTCATCGATCCGTTGTCGGAAGGCGGACCGGCGTGGAGCCGCATCGAGTTCCTGAAAGCAGCGCTGGAACGTCTTTCCGAATAGACCATGCGCAGCTTCAAATGGAAGACTTGGACCTTTAGCGGATTGGCGCTTGCGCTGATGGTAGTGACTGTGATCATCTCCGTACTGCACGGCACGAAGCCGATCCGCTATGAGACCGCCTGGGAGGCGCTTGTCCACTTCGATGAAGGGAACGTCGACCATCAGATCATCCGTACTTCGCGGATTCCAAGGGCAATTGGGGCGTTGCTGATCGGAGGGCTGCTGGCCGCTTCCGGTGCACTGATGCAGGGGATGACCCGCAACCCGCTGGCATCGCCGTCCATCATGGGGATATCCGACGGCTCGGTGTTTGCCATTACGTTATGTATGGCGTTCTTGCCGGGCGCCAGCAATATGGCGATGGTGGGCTATTCGCTGGCGGGCTCTGCTCTGGGCGGGGTACTGGTCTTTGGGATCTCCCGGCTGCTGCCGGGCGGCTCCTCCCCCGTGATGATGGCAGTGCTTGGCACGGTGATGGGGACATTTCTCGGCGGTTTATCCCAAGCTTTGGCAAGCTACTATCAAGTGTCACAAAATATCAGCTTCTGGTACAACGCCCGGCTGCACGGCATTTCGCCGGACATGATCCAGCTCGCGATTCCGTTCGCGGCCGCCGGACTCATCCTGGCGTTATTTATGGCCCGGCCGATGACGGCGCTGTCGCTTGGGGAGGAAATCGCAGCCGAGCTGGGAATGAACGTGAAGCTGATCAAGTCGTTGACGATGCTCAGTGTTGTCATCATGACCGGCATTTCCGTGGCGATCGCTGGAAAGATTGCGTTTGTCGGGTTAATTTTGCCGCATATTACGCGGTTTCTTGTCGGGCCGGATTATCGGCGGATCGTTCCTTTATCGGCGCTGCTTGGCGCGTTGTTTCTGGGCTGGTGCGATCTGATCAGCCGATTCCTGAACCCTCCGTTCGAGGTACCGATCGGCGTAGTCACCGCGTTGTTTGGCGTGCCCTACTTCCTGTACTTGATCAAGACGAGAGGAGGGGGCCGAAGTGAATAGAAGAAGCGAAGCTTCGCGGTTTTGGCTGGTGCTCCTCGGCTGCTTGATCCTGGCGCTAGCCTGCATTTACATCAGCCTCACGAACGGCACCTTTGACCTCTCCGTCCGTGATATCGTCAAGACGCTGCTCCGCATCGATCCGCAGTGGGATCATGACCTGGTTGTCTTCGATTTCCGGCTGCCGCGCATCGTGATCGCTGCCTTGGTCGGCTGCGGGTTAGGCGTAGCCGGAGCGGTTCTGCAGGGGATAACACGTAACGGACTTGCCGATCCGGGAATTTTGGGCATTCATGCCGCTGCGGGTTCTGCCGTGGTTCTGTTTATGTTCCTGACCCAGGGGACGGTGAAGGGAACGGGCATCTGGTCCTTTTTATCGATGCCGATGTTTGGTTGGCTGGGCGGATTTGCCGCGGTGTGGCTGTTATATATGTTTGCTAGGCATCACGGTTCGCTTGATCCCGGGCGTTTGATTCTGGTGGGGATTGCGCTTGGCTCGGGCTTTGGTGCGTTAACGATGTACATTTCGCTGAAAATGAACCCGCAGGATTTTGAGATGGCCACCGTTTGGTTGTCGGGAAGCATTTATGGAGCCAATTGGGAACAGGTATTGGGGATTTTGCCTTGGCTGCTCGTGCTCATTCCGGTCATCTGGCGCAAGGCGGCCGTGCTCGACATCATGCAGCTTCATGAAACCAGCGTTGTTGGACTTGGCGTTCGCGTGAATACGCAAAGGCAATGGCTGTTGATCTGCTGTGTCGGGATTATCAGCGCCTGCGTATCCGTGTCCGGCAGCATCGGCTTTGTTGGCCTGATTGCTCCGCATATCGCCCGGCGTTTGGTTGGTCTTCACTACCGTTATCTTGTTCCGGTATGCGGCGGGATCGGCATGGTGATGGTGCTGCTGGGTGATTTTCTGGGACGCATCGTATTTGCCCCGGCGGAATTACCTGTAGGGATTGTGATTTCGGTGATCGGGGTTCCTTATTTCGTAATGCTGCTGTATCGGGCAAAAAGAGCAAAAGCCTAACTGGAGGAGGAGCAACCGGATGAATCAGGTGGGCAAAAAGCAGCCGTTTGGCATTCCCGGTGCCGAACAATGGACGATGACAAGCCGCTTCGGCCGCGACTATCGGATCATGATGTGGAAGCCGGATACGGAGGTGCCAGAAGGCGGCTTTCCGGTGATTTACATGCTGGACGCCAACGCGTGCTTCGGGGCGATGACGGAAGCGGTGCGAATGCATTCGCGGGGGCCGCATCGGCTGGAGACCACCGTCGTGGTTGGCATTGGCTATGAGGGGGAACAACCGTTTGCAACGGAACGCCGCTTCTATGACTATACGATCCAGGCGGCAGCTGATGAGCTCCCCGAGCGGAAGATTGATGCGCCTTGGCCGGAGACCGGCGGGGCAGAGCATTTTCTGAAGTTTATTGAAGAAGAGTTGAAACCCGCGATCGAACGAGAGGTGCCGATTAATCAGCAACGCCAAACCTTGTTTGGCCATTCGTTGGGAGGGTGGTTTGCGTTATACACCCTGTTTATGAAGCCTGACGCTTTTCAGGTTTATGCAGCGGGCAGTCCATCGATTTGGTGGAAAAATCATTATTTACTCCCGGTCGCGAAACGTTGGTTAACCGATCGAGAGCTTACCAAACCCGAAGAGAAATCACCTTTAACGATATTCTTAGGGGTGGGTAGTTTGGAAAAGCCGCATATGATCCAAGATGCGAAGGCTTTATCCGAACTCCTGAGGAACAGCAGATCCGACATGAACTCGGAATTCTACCTTTACGAGGAAGAAACGCATCTGTCGGTGATCTTCCCCTTTATCACTCGGGTCATACGAAACATCCTGAAACCGATATAAATCCTGGCTTCTTGGCCGGCTTGATGTCTTTCCATAGACGTTGAGCCGGCTTTTTTATTTTTTTTAGAATTCGTTTAGAAGCGTTTGATTTTATCCTATATTGCGATGGTATTGATTCCGATCATTCTCACCATGGTGATCGCTATGTGCGTCGGTTACCGCGTTGATCTATAGATCAACGTGTGGCGCCCAGATAACTAGGGCCTTTTCCCGCTTTTTTGCAGGATTATCCCTTTCGTTAAGGGAGCAAAAACATCAGTAATTTGCGTTTGGTGTTTCTGTTGCTCTCTGACCCAAAGGGATAATGTGAGAAGCCGCTTCAGGCATAGGTGCGGTCGGTCGCCTTTCTGGACTTCACACGCACGCACCTTAGGGGTGGTGCTTTGTTGGAAGTTACTATATAATCTTTAGCGGACTCAAAATTGAATCAACAAAGCGAGGGATACCATGGCTGCCATTGAAGTGCGCGATTTGCGCAAGACATATAAGGTGCAGAAAAACCGCGAAGGCCTCAAAGGGGCCTTTCTTGATTTATTTAAGCGGGAATACAACGAAGTGGCCGCCGTGAAAGATATTTCGTTTCAGATTCCAGAGGGAGAGATCTGCGGATATATCGGGGAAAACGGGGCCGGAAAATCGACCACCATCAAAATGCTCACGGGTATTTTGGTGCCGACATCGGGTTATTTGAAGGTTGGCGGCTTTGTGCCATACGCCGAGCGCGAGAAGTTCGTACAGCATATCGGCGTCGTCTTTGGGCAGCGCAGCCAGCTTTGGTGGGATATCGGTGTCATCGAGTCGTTTGAGCTGCTGCGCAAGGTTTATCGGGTGCCGCAGGCCGATTACAAGAAACGGCTAGACGAGCTGGTGGAACGCCTTCAGCTGCAGGATCTGCTGAACCGCCCGGTACGTAAGCTCAGCCTAGGCCAACGGATGCGCTGTGAGCTGGTCGCAGCGTTGCTGCACAACCCGTCCATCGTCTTCCTGGACGAGCCGACGATTGGTCTTGACATCGTCGTCAAATCGGAGATTCGCGATTTCCTTAAGGATATGAACCGCGACCACGGGACAACGATCCTGCTGACGACACATGACCTGCAGGACATCGAGGCGCTCTGCTCCCGCGTCATTATGCTCGACGACGGCCGGATCATTTACGACGGCGGCTTAGAAGAGCTGAAGGACCGCTGGGGTACGGGCAAGGAGGTACTGTTCCAGTTTGGAACGGCCACCAAGCTGGACCAGCTGCGGAGCTGGACGGGGACGCTTCCTGTCATCTGGACGGCGGAGAACGACCTGAACGCCAAGGTTTGGATTCCACGGGATATCGGTGTCTCTGAGGTATTGGGTCAAGTGGTTGGCCAAGCGGACATCACCGACATCAAAATCATTGAAACCAACACCGACGAAATCGTCCGCAGCATTTATCAATCCGGCTCGGCGGATAAACCGGCGGACTCTGAAGCGGAGGCGGAGAGCAAAGAAGGTGCGGTTATCCATGTCTAACCAGTGGGGGGCGTACCTCGATTTTATCCGCATCCGATTTTTGACGATGCTGGCGTATCGGGTGAACTACTATTCAGGCATTCTGATCTATTCGCTGAATATTGGGGTTTATTATTTTACGTGGAAGGCGATTTACGGCGACGGGGGCGAGCTTGGCGGCTTTACCGCCTCGCAGATGACGACCTACCTGGCCGTTTCCTGGATGGCCCGGGCGTTTTATTTTAACAACCTGGATCGTGAAATCTCCACGGATATTCGAGATGGAAGCATTGCGATTCAATTTATCCGCCCTTATAACTACCTTATCGTCAAAATGATGCAGGGCTTCGGCGAAGGAATGTTCCGCTTCATCATGTTGATGATCCCCGGCATGGCGATTGCGATGCTGCTGTTCCCGGTCAAGCTGCCAACCGAGTTGAGCGCTTGGGCAGGGTTCCTGGTGATGCTGTTCTTCAGCTTCCTGATCAATTCGCAGCTGAACGTGATTACGGGACTGATGTCTTTTTTCGTGGAAAATAACGAAGGGTTTATGCGCATGAAACGGGTGGTTGTTGATTTGTTCTCGGGCCTGATCATTCCGATCAGTCTGTTCCCGTCCTGGCTCGGCGGCATCATGTCGTTTCTGCCATTTCAGGCGATCACCTATTTGCCGGGTTCGGTCTTTACCGGTCGGATTCAAGGCGCTTCGATTTGGAACGTGCTTGGCATTCAGGTGGTCTGGTTTTTCACTTTGCTCATTCCGATGATTGGGCTGTACCGTGCTTCGCGGAAACGCCTGTTCGTGCAAGGAGGTTAAGGGAAGCATGTACTACTTAGGCCTCATGGGAGAATACTTGAAAAATTACATGAAAACCCGCATGACCTACCGCGCCGACTTTTGGGTGGAGGTCATTTCTGACCTGTTGTTTCAGGCGACGAACCTGATCTTTATCTTTGTGATCTTTATGCACACCAACAGCCTGGGCGGCTGGAGCGAGAGTGAAGTGGTGTTCGTTTACGGCTTCTTTATGGTGCCGTTTGGCGTGTTTAGCTGCTTCGTTAACCTGTGGAACTTCAGTGAGCGGTATATCGTGAAGGGGGAGATGGACCGGATCATGACGCGTCCGGCGTATAATTTGTTCCAGATCTTCCTGGAAAACGTTGATCCGCCAGCGCTCGTCGGCTCGATCATCGGGTGCATCATCATGCTGATCAGCGGCGGGCAGTTGGGGCTCAGCTTCGAGTGGTGGACGATCCCAGTGTTGCTGCTGTTTACGATTAGCGCAGTTGCAATTTATACGGGGATCTACACGACGTTGACGTCCCTGTCGTTTTATTCGGATGCGCCGACTGGTATCTTGCCGTTGATGTACAACGTGCAGGGGTACGGGCGCTACCCGGTGACGATTTACAACCGCGCAATTCAAGTGCTGCTGACCTGGATATTGCCGTTTGCCTTCGTTGGCGTCTATCCGGCTTCGTTGTTCCTGGAACGCGAGGAGATGTGGCGGATGGCTTGGTTAACCCCGCTGGTAGGCCTCGTCTTTCTGGCGATCGGCCTGACCGCTTGGAACTGCGGTGTCAAGCGGTACCGTGGGGCTGGATCGTAAACCTTAGATATGAATAAAGCCGGCGTCCCTGAGAGGGGTGCACCGGCTTTTGTTCATTCTCTTTATCCGATTCAAATGCAAAAGTGCAGTTCAATTTCGGTATTTGAAGCGGATTTGCGGTAAATCTCCTTTTTCAAATGCACTTTTGCATCTCACTCGCGCCAAACCGTGGGTTTAGCGCGTTTTTAAATGCACTTTTGCAGTTGGCCGCTAAGAAAGAGGGCCGGAAGCGCACAAGGGCTGATAGTATACGCGGGTTACTTGTTCACCGGGGCTGCAAGTACATACGAGTTACTAGTACACCCTGGCTGTGACTACACGCGATTTGCTAGTATACGTGAGTTGCTAGTCTACGTAAGTTGCAGTACATGCGGGTTGCTAGTACACGCAACCTGCTCGTATTTAGAACCGGTTCCGGTTCTTATACAGCAACACCATAAAGAACGGTGCACCAATAGCGGCGGTCAACACGCCGGCTGGCACGTCCCGCGGCAAAAAAGCCGTACGCGCGATCAGATCCGCTACGAGCAGGATCAATGCGCCGAGCAGCGCGCTGACCGGGAGCACGCCGGAGAAGGACGGCCCGGTCAGCCTGCGGGCCATATGCGGCGCCATCAGCCCGATAAAGGAGATGGCCCCGCCAATCGCCACTGCAGATCCTGCCAGCGAAACGCTGAGCACGATCAGCAACAGGCGCTGCAGCTGGACGCGGGAGCCTACGCTGGTGGCGATGTCGTCGCCCAACGCTTGAATGTTGACCTGGCGGGCTTGCAGCCAAGTTAGAACGAGCAGCACGGCCGTCCAAGGCAGCAGCGTCAGCACATCGTTATCCCAGGAGACGCCATATATGCTGCCGGTCATAAACGTGAGCGACTGATTCGCCAGCTGCATCGGTCCGGAGATGATCAGCATAAACGACAACGACTTGATCGCGGCAGATACCCCGATCCCGATGAGGATGATTCGCAACGGGGAGGCCCCTTTTTTCCAAGCCAATACATATAAGAGCGCAGTAATGAAGAAAGCGCCAAGAATTGATGCAAGCGGCATCCAATGGATCGAGATCGTGCCCTGAAACACATAGATAAACAAAATCGCGCCAAGCGAAGCTCCCTCAGTTATTCCCGCAACATCGGGGGAAGCAAGCGGATTGCGGATCACGCCTTGCAGGATTGCACCGGCTACGGCCAGGGAAGCGCCAACCAGCACGGCAATAAAAATTCTCGGCAGACGGAGATTCACGACAATCACTTGTTCTCCCGGTTCAGCCATGCCAAATATGGCCTTCAAGACGGTCATCGGCGGGAGATATTGGCTGCTGACCCCTACGCTGATGATCATCATTCCGATACATAGGAGAGCAAGGAGCAGGCAGATCCACAGGATTCTCCTTTTTTTGGCCAGGAGAGACGAAGGAACAGAGAGCGATGCAGCTTTGTTGGATTTGGCCATCAGTTCTTCACCCCTCTTCTAGCGATGTATACGAAGAACGGAACGCCCAAGATTGCGGTCATGACGCCAACCGGAATTTCCTTTGGCATGGCGATGTATCTGGAGCCGATGTCAGCTGATACGAGCAGGATGGCACCCGTCAAGGCGCAATAGGGCAAAATCCAACGATGATCCGCCCCTACAAAATGGCGGATGATATGCGGGATGATAATGCCAACAAATGCGATGGGGCCAGCCACGGCAACAGAGCCCCCGGCAAGCAAGATGACGGCTGCTGCAGCTAATGCTTTAATTAAGCCCGTGCGTTGGCCAAGCCCTTGCGCGACGGTTTCTCCCATAGCTAACACGTTAAGTTGTCCAGCGAGCAAGAGGGCAAGAACCATGCCAATCCCCATATAAGGAAGTACGTTTAGAAGCTGCTCCGTCCCGCGCCCAGTCACGGATCCTACCAGCCAGACGAGCACCTGATCGAACATTTTGCCGTCGGAGAGCATAAGCCCTTGAGTCAACGAGTAAAAAAACGCTGCCATCGAAGCTCCTGCCAACGTAATCTTGATGGGCGTCATTCCGTCCCGTCCCAGGCTTCCGAGAAGAAACACCACCGCTCCGCTAAGGGCAGCTCCGATTAGTGCGACCCAGGTTAAGGCTTGTATTCCCGATAAGCCAAGCCAACCCGAAGCCAGGATAATAAAGAAAGCCGCTCCGGAATTCACGCCCAGCGTGCTGGGCGAAGCGATGGGGTTGCGGGTAATGACCTGCATCAATGCGCCCGCAACGGCGAGGCAGGCACCAACGGCAGCAGCGATGAAAGCGCGAGGTACGCGAGCCGTCTGAACGAGCAAGTGCTCATTGCTTCCGTTCGGATGGACAAATGATTCCCAGACGGTAGAAAATGGGATGTCCGTCACGCCGAAGCTGATACTGCATATGACGGCAGCGGCTAATACCAATGCGCAAATCAACAAGCCTAAACCTTTCATCGGACTAGATTACCCACTTTCTAGATCAAAAATAATAATGACCATTAAATCTTAGAAGATAGGGAAGAGTCTGTCAATGAGGCTGATAATCATTCTTAATTGTATTGACAAACCAAAGAGGGATGTCTTATATTCATGAAGATGATAATCATTATCACTTAATTAGAACGCCATATTTTCTAAAGGGGAGAACGAACAATGAACAATACTCATACTAAAAAAACGAACCGCAGGCGCATTGCCTTATGGGCTTTCGCAGTGATGGCGCTGGCACTTGTCGTTGCGGGATGCGGGAATAGTAATACGCAAGGATCGTCCGGCAATACCGATACCAAGAACAGTGCGGCAGCCGAGAACCAAGCGGGAGGCAACAGCACGAATAACACGACGGATGACAAACGGGTCGTTAAACATGCGATGGGGGAAACGGAAATCACAGGCACCCCGCAAAAAGTTGTGGTTTTGACGAACGAAGGTACGGAAGCGCTGTTGGCGCTGGGAATCAAGCCGGTTGGCGCTGTGCGCTCCTGGCTGGGGGATCCGTGGTACCCGCATATTCAGGACGAGATGGAGGGTGTAACGGTGGTTGGTGAGGAAAGCCAGCCGAACCTTGAGCTGATCGCTGGCTTGAAGCCTGACCTCATTATCGGGAACAAGATGCGCCAGGAGAAGGTATATGAACAACTGCAGGCGATTGCACCTACTGTGATGTCCGAGGATTTGCGCGGCAATTGGATGAGCAATTTCAAATTGTATGCGGAAGCGTTGGGACTCACCGATAAAGGCAATGAGCTGCTGGCTGAATTCGATGCACGGATTCAAGACTTTAAGGCTAAAGCCGGAGATAAATTGAACGAAACCGTATCCGTCGTTCGCTTTATGGATGGGAAAACCCGCGTTTACCATACGAACACGTTCTCGGGGATTATTTTTGAACAGCTGGGTATTGCCAGAAACGCCATGACACTGAACGCCAAAGATACGTTTGTGGATGAAATCACCAAAGAACGGCTGCCTGAGGTAGAGGCCGACCGAATTTTCTACTTCACTTACGAAACCGGCGACGGAAATGCGAGCCAAACCGAGCAAGATTGGACAAACGATCCGTTATGGAAGAACCTAAGCGCCGTCAAGAACGGCAAAGCCTACAAAGTTGACGACGCGATCTGGAATACCGCCGGCGGGATCAAAGCGGCCAATTTGATGCTGGACGACTTGTACAAATTTTATGAACTTGAAAAGTAAAGATTATTGAACCGGCCTTGAGAACCGTCCGACAATCTCCGTGGATTGAACCACATTCATGAATGCGTGAGGGTCTGTACTAACCACAGCTTTCCGGACGGCAGCTAGTTCGTATCGGGTTGTCACGGTCATTAAGGTATAGTTTTTCTCTTCGTGATACCCGCCTTCAGAACTGAGGCAGGTAATGCCGTGATGCAGCTTGCGCAGTTGGCAGAGCATCTCGTCTTTACGCTTCGTAATGATGA
This region includes:
- a CDS encoding FecCD family ABC transporter permease is translated as MAKSNKAASLSVPSSLLAKKRRILWICLLLALLCIGMMIISVGVSSQYLPPMTVLKAIFGMAEPGEQVIVVNLRLPRIFIAVLVGASLAVAGAILQGVIRNPLASPDVAGITEGASLGAILFIYVFQGTISIHWMPLASILGAFFITALLYVLAWKKGASPLRIILIGIGVSAAIKSLSFMLIISGPMQLANQSLTFMTGSIYGVSWDNDVLTLLPWTAVLLVLTWLQARQVNIQALGDDIATSVGSRVQLQRLLLIVLSVSLAGSAVAIGGAISFIGLMAPHMARRLTGPSFSGVLPVSALLGALILLVADLIARTAFLPRDVPAGVLTAAIGAPFFMVLLYKNRNRF
- a CDS encoding FecCD family ABC transporter permease; the encoded protein is MRSFKWKTWTFSGLALALMVVTVIISVLHGTKPIRYETAWEALVHFDEGNVDHQIIRTSRIPRAIGALLIGGLLAASGALMQGMTRNPLASPSIMGISDGSVFAITLCMAFLPGASNMAMVGYSLAGSALGGVLVFGISRLLPGGSSPVMMAVLGTVMGTFLGGLSQALASYYQVSQNISFWYNARLHGISPDMIQLAIPFAAAGLILALFMARPMTALSLGEEIAAELGMNVKLIKSLTMLSVVIMTGISVAIAGKIAFVGLILPHITRFLVGPDYRRIVPLSALLGALFLGWCDLISRFLNPPFEVPIGVVTALFGVPYFLYLIKTRGGGRSE
- a CDS encoding FecCD family ABC transporter permease; translated protein: MNRRSEASRFWLVLLGCLILALACIYISLTNGTFDLSVRDIVKTLLRIDPQWDHDLVVFDFRLPRIVIAALVGCGLGVAGAVLQGITRNGLADPGILGIHAAAGSAVVLFMFLTQGTVKGTGIWSFLSMPMFGWLGGFAAVWLLYMFARHHGSLDPGRLILVGIALGSGFGALTMYISLKMNPQDFEMATVWLSGSIYGANWEQVLGILPWLLVLIPVIWRKAAVLDIMQLHETSVVGLGVRVNTQRQWLLICCVGIISACVSVSGSIGFVGLIAPHIARRLVGLHYRYLVPVCGGIGMVMVLLGDFLGRIVFAPAELPVGIVISVIGVPYFVMLLYRAKRAKA
- a CDS encoding ABC transporter permease, whose translation is MYYLGLMGEYLKNYMKTRMTYRADFWVEVISDLLFQATNLIFIFVIFMHTNSLGGWSESEVVFVYGFFMVPFGVFSCFVNLWNFSERYIVKGEMDRIMTRPAYNLFQIFLENVDPPALVGSIIGCIIMLISGGQLGLSFEWWTIPVLLLFTISAVAIYTGIYTTLTSLSFYSDAPTGILPLMYNVQGYGRYPVTIYNRAIQVLLTWILPFAFVGVYPASLFLEREEMWRMAWLTPLVGLVFLAIGLTAWNCGVKRYRGAGS
- a CDS encoding helix-turn-helix domain-containing protein, whose product is MNLDPQEMKLRKLDQVWIRLRSVEAVSGTGDKTMRQQLALSFALIVAACGEGRLMVDQETVELENGSAYVCVPGQTFGTVDLSEDGELIAFYFDAYADSNSVGEEAGGKEDGQLDALLPYHGKLRVHTPGKLAVMAESACRAWQHGEPMGHFRSQIDLQEMLYYLYRNSRTKPYHAGEALEAAKRYIDQHYNEPVTIEQLARVAELSPKYFAEMYKKKYGKSPIEYVTEKRMQRAKQLMATASAKLREIAHQTGYADEFYFSRKFKQEIGVSPSVYMRSRRRKLAAYSPSVLGFLTPLGFMPYAAAMHPKWTEYYYREFRSDIPLHISAYRYNEDWRENLERLRQAPIDLILAVDSISEEEQRALEQMAPVQILAASQTEWRELLMQVAEEINESWQANQWLRAYEFRLEQVKERLPQSLRQETLVIVRMKEDRLFLHCNRGMAGLLFDDLGLAPGYVCDTPCYNCPITLEELGRIDPGYLLMMIRQDSETLEAWGRLQVNPSWQAIRAVQRRRVKLLSSDPWLEYSAHAHLRMLDQFTELFPEENP
- a CDS encoding FecCD family ABC transporter permease; amino-acid sequence: MKGLGLLICALVLAAAVICSISFGVTDIPFSTVWESFVHPNGSNEHLLVQTARVPRAFIAAAVGACLAVAGALMQVITRNPIASPSTLGVNSGAAFFIILASGWLGLSGIQALTWVALIGAALSGAVVFLLGSLGRDGMTPIKITLAGASMAAFFYSLTQGLMLSDGKMFDQVLVWLVGSVTGRGTEQLLNVLPYMGIGMVLALLLAGQLNVLAMGETVAQGLGQRTGLIKALAAAAVILLAGGSVAVAGPIAFVGIIIPHIIRHFVGADHRWILPYCALTGAILLVSADIGSRYIAMPKEIPVGVMTAILGVPFFVYIARRGVKN
- a CDS encoding ABC transporter permease, with amino-acid sequence MSNQWGAYLDFIRIRFLTMLAYRVNYYSGILIYSLNIGVYYFTWKAIYGDGGELGGFTASQMTTYLAVSWMARAFYFNNLDREISTDIRDGSIAIQFIRPYNYLIVKMMQGFGEGMFRFIMLMIPGMAIAMLLFPVKLPTELSAWAGFLVMLFFSFLINSQLNVITGLMSFFVENNEGFMRMKRVVVDLFSGLIIPISLFPSWLGGIMSFLPFQAITYLPGSVFTGRIQGASIWNVLGIQVVWFFTLLIPMIGLYRASRKRLFVQGG
- a CDS encoding ABC transporter substrate-binding protein; its protein translation is MKKRIWATGAVLLLTLALTACGGEKEGSSANGTSEANPTTATEANAAAGSNAGGTDQAAQGTRTIQYLGKSYEVPANVERIVITGAMEAMEDALVLDVHPVGAITYSGAFPERFAAITDGAESIGEKTQPNFETILQLKPDLILGSTKFPEDVQEQLVKIAPTILVSHQAVDWEDNLRLLAEVTGKQEAAEQAIQQYKSDLEGAKATLTEKLGDQTVMAIRIRTGKLFIYPESVFFNPILYGDLGLKVPAEVSAAKAQEEITIEQLATINPDQLFIQFAADENKETATALDEFLNNPIVKNVAAVKNDKVYVNVIDPLSEGGPAWSRIEFLKAALERLSE
- a CDS encoding alpha/beta hydrolase; translated protein: MNQVGKKQPFGIPGAEQWTMTSRFGRDYRIMMWKPDTEVPEGGFPVIYMLDANACFGAMTEAVRMHSRGPHRLETTVVVGIGYEGEQPFATERRFYDYTIQAAADELPERKIDAPWPETGGAEHFLKFIEEELKPAIEREVPINQQRQTLFGHSLGGWFALYTLFMKPDAFQVYAAGSPSIWWKNHYLLPVAKRWLTDRELTKPEEKSPLTIFLGVGSLEKPHMIQDAKALSELLRNSRSDMNSEFYLYEEETHLSVIFPFITRVIRNILKPI
- a CDS encoding ABC transporter ATP-binding protein, whose amino-acid sequence is MAAIEVRDLRKTYKVQKNREGLKGAFLDLFKREYNEVAAVKDISFQIPEGEICGYIGENGAGKSTTIKMLTGILVPTSGYLKVGGFVPYAEREKFVQHIGVVFGQRSQLWWDIGVIESFELLRKVYRVPQADYKKRLDELVERLQLQDLLNRPVRKLSLGQRMRCELVAALLHNPSIVFLDEPTIGLDIVVKSEIRDFLKDMNRDHGTTILLTTHDLQDIEALCSRVIMLDDGRIIYDGGLEELKDRWGTGKEVLFQFGTATKLDQLRSWTGTLPVIWTAENDLNAKVWIPRDIGVSEVLGQVVGQADITDIKIIETNTDEIVRSIYQSGSADKPADSEAEAESKEGAVIHV